The Natrinema salaciae genome includes a window with the following:
- a CDS encoding DUF7534 family protein has protein sequence MNEVGPWAILGLSWVLVVLASGLCLCYAIRADAAARGSSAFGWGVWLFLLLPIAIPAYAVYRTRLPARREPAGPLERVLGAVGIGGMTAVIGSALVSPPDPFTQALYTMPLLIVAVPAAYLVCYEPGWRALGT, from the coding sequence ATGAACGAAGTTGGGCCGTGGGCGATACTCGGGCTCAGTTGGGTCCTCGTCGTACTGGCGTCGGGGCTCTGTCTCTGCTACGCGATCAGGGCTGACGCCGCCGCTCGTGGGTCGAGCGCCTTCGGGTGGGGTGTCTGGCTGTTCCTCTTGCTCCCGATCGCCATCCCGGCGTACGCGGTGTACCGGACGCGTCTCCCCGCCCGTCGCGAACCGGCCGGCCCGCTCGAGCGGGTGCTCGGCGCGGTCGGAATCGGCGGGATGACCGCGGTCATCGGCTCGGCGCTCGTCTCACCGCCGGACCCGTTCACCCAGGCGCTCTATACGATGCCGCTGCTGATCGTCGCCGTTCCCGCGGCGTACCTCGTCTGTTACGAGCCCGGCTGGCGAGCGCTCGGCACGTGA
- a CDS encoding beta-ketoacyl-ACP reductase, whose amino-acid sequence MSMDGRTCVITGSARGIGRGIAEYLGEEGANVVINYRSSEGDAYEAVDTIESAGGSAVAAQADVSDRAEVEQMVDVCHEAFGQVDVLVNNAGITADKQFTEMSPEEWNRVMDVNLGGMFNCTQLFYDDIWNAEEGRLINISSVVGKQGNYGQANYAAAKSGMFGFTRTIALELAKGGSTANCVAPGFTATDMLDSVPDKVLDRIIAGIPLERLAEVEDIAAVVRFLASKDSSYVTGEVIDVNGGMDL is encoded by the coding sequence ATGTCCATGGATGGTCGTACCTGTGTTATCACGGGCTCGGCTCGGGGTATCGGCCGGGGTATCGCCGAGTACCTCGGTGAGGAAGGTGCAAACGTCGTGATCAACTACCGATCGTCGGAAGGCGACGCCTACGAGGCCGTCGATACCATCGAGTCGGCCGGCGGCTCGGCCGTCGCAGCACAGGCCGACGTCTCCGACCGGGCGGAAGTCGAGCAGATGGTCGACGTCTGTCACGAGGCCTTCGGCCAGGTCGACGTCCTCGTGAACAACGCCGGCATCACGGCCGACAAGCAGTTCACCGAAATGTCCCCCGAGGAGTGGAACCGCGTCATGGACGTCAACCTCGGCGGCATGTTCAACTGCACCCAACTGTTCTACGACGACATCTGGAACGCGGAGGAGGGCCGGCTGATCAACATCTCGAGCGTCGTCGGCAAACAGGGCAACTACGGACAGGCCAACTACGCCGCCGCGAAGAGCGGCATGTTCGGTTTCACGCGAACGATCGCCCTCGAACTCGCCAAGGGCGGCTCGACGGCTAACTGCGTCGCCCCCGGCTTCACCGCGACCGACATGCTCGATAGCGTCCCCGACAAGGTCCTCGACCGGATCATCGCGGGCATCCCGCTCGAGCGGCTGGCGGAAGTCGAGGACATCGCCGCAGTCGTCCGGTTCCTCGCGAGCAAGGACTCGTCGTACGTGACCGGGGAAGTGATCGACGTCAACGGCGGGATGGACCTGTAG
- the phaC gene encoding class III poly(R)-hydroxyalkanoic acid synthase subunit PhaC, which translates to MNNPFATALNMQRQAWEATADLADKTQVAPERTETVENIDVGQTPSEVVYAENKLRLLHYEPMTEEQYDIPILVVYALINKPYILDLQPDRSVVQTLLEAGFDVYLIDWGEPSKLDRSLSLDDYVNRYIDNCVDVVRERSGQDSINILGYCMGGTKSAMYASLYPEKVENLALMAAGLCFAGDGGVLELWGGEEYYDPEVVTETFDNVPAGFLDVGFALMDPVANNVTKYVRFYDNMEDEDFVENFARMERWLDEGIDMAGEAYEEFIRDIYQENKLYENELYLGDEHVDLENIDMPVLQIVAEYDHLIPPEASKPFNDVIASEDTDILEFATGHIGMSVSSRSHADLWPQVCDWFEERSNGTDVESESATPAPEESDAALAADIAGDETGAEDLANGGTSVETGSDTETDTDLDAQTSDHHGEDRSADEIVERGEADVQEEPAEPGEMAVDEDVVEEVAGDDAASEIESDADDLTELTGIGQAYAEDLAAAGIDTFDQLVAADVAELAAETGIAPSRIDDWIDQARDR; encoded by the coding sequence ATGAACAACCCATTCGCAACCGCGCTGAACATGCAACGGCAAGCCTGGGAGGCGACCGCCGACCTCGCCGACAAGACCCAGGTCGCTCCCGAGCGCACCGAAACCGTCGAGAACATCGACGTTGGACAGACGCCCAGCGAGGTCGTCTACGCGGAGAACAAGCTCCGGCTCCTCCACTACGAGCCGATGACGGAGGAGCAATACGACATCCCCATCCTCGTCGTCTACGCGCTGATCAACAAGCCGTACATCCTCGACCTCCAGCCCGACCGATCGGTGGTCCAGACGCTGCTCGAGGCCGGCTTCGACGTCTACCTGATCGACTGGGGCGAGCCCTCGAAACTCGACCGGTCGCTGTCGCTGGACGACTACGTCAACCGGTACATCGACAACTGCGTCGACGTCGTCCGGGAACGGTCCGGGCAGGACTCGATCAACATTCTCGGCTACTGCATGGGCGGCACGAAGTCGGCCATGTACGCCTCGCTGTACCCCGAGAAGGTCGAGAACCTGGCGCTGATGGCAGCCGGCCTCTGTTTCGCCGGCGACGGCGGGGTCCTCGAGCTCTGGGGCGGGGAGGAGTACTACGATCCCGAAGTGGTCACCGAGACGTTCGACAACGTCCCTGCCGGATTCCTGGACGTCGGCTTCGCGCTGATGGACCCCGTCGCGAACAACGTGACGAAGTACGTCCGGTTCTACGACAACATGGAGGACGAGGACTTCGTCGAGAACTTCGCCCGCATGGAGCGGTGGCTCGACGAGGGCATCGACATGGCCGGCGAGGCCTACGAGGAGTTCATCCGCGACATCTACCAGGAGAACAAGCTCTACGAGAACGAGCTCTATCTGGGCGACGAGCACGTCGACCTCGAGAACATCGACATGCCCGTCCTCCAGATCGTCGCCGAGTACGACCACCTCATCCCGCCGGAAGCCTCCAAACCGTTCAACGACGTGATCGCCTCCGAGGACACCGACATCCTCGAGTTCGCGACGGGACACATCGGCATGTCGGTCTCCTCGCGGAGTCACGCCGACCTCTGGCCGCAGGTCTGTGACTGGTTCGAGGAGCGGTCGAACGGAACCGACGTCGAGTCCGAGTCCGCGACGCCGGCACCCGAGGAGTCGGACGCCGCGCTCGCCGCGGACATCGCCGGCGACGAGACGGGAGCGGAAGACCTCGCGAACGGCGGAACGAGCGTCGAGACCGGGTCCGATACCGAGACGGATACCGATCTCGACGCCCAGACGAGCGACCACCACGGCGAAGATCGCTCCGCGGACGAGATCGTCGAGCGCGGCGAGGCCGACGTGCAGGAGGAACCCGCGGAGCCCGGCGAGATGGCCGTCGACGAGGACGTCGTCGAGGAAGTGGCCGGCGACGACGCCGCGTCGGAGATCGAGTCCGACGCCGACGACCTCACCGAACTGACGGGGATCGGGCAGGCGTACGCCGAGGACCTCGCCGCAGCCGGTATCGACACGTTCGACCAGCTCGTCGCGGCCGACGTCGCCGAACTCGCCGCCGAGACGGGCATCGCTCCGAGCCGGATCGACGACTGGATCGACCAGGCTCGGGACCGCTAG
- a CDS encoding poly(R)-hydroxyalkanoic acid synthase subunit PhaE, whose translation MSDSQPEAQNWNAFVEQWNEQFLEALEDNMEAQAQFVESWSETVGEVSEDTELSDGVEGYARAYETWMTASQQMVERMNDQLEGEEVDIEEFRDIWLNTANEAFKDIMSTTAFAKMTGETVGDVLELQQQADEAAQETLRSLGFATQDDVVEIGDRLVELERRQHAVEEKLDRVLDHLDEQ comes from the coding sequence ATGTCAGACTCACAACCCGAGGCGCAGAACTGGAACGCGTTCGTCGAACAGTGGAACGAGCAATTCCTCGAGGCGCTCGAGGACAATATGGAAGCGCAGGCCCAGTTCGTCGAGAGCTGGTCGGAGACCGTCGGCGAGGTCAGCGAGGACACCGAGCTCTCCGACGGCGTCGAGGGCTACGCCCGCGCCTACGAGACGTGGATGACCGCCTCCCAGCAGATGGTCGAGCGGATGAACGATCAGCTCGAGGGTGAGGAGGTCGACATCGAGGAGTTCCGCGACATCTGGCTCAACACGGCCAACGAGGCGTTCAAAGACATCATGTCGACGACCGCGTTCGCGAAGATGACCGGCGAGACGGTCGGCGACGTCCTCGAACTCCAGCAGCAGGCCGACGAGGCCGCACAGGAGACGCTCCGCTCGCTCGGCTTCGCCACGCAGGACGACGTCGTCGAGATCGGTGACCGCCTCGTCGAACTCGAGCGCCGCCAGCACGCCGTCGAAGAGAAACTCGATCGCGTTCTCGACCACCTAGACGAGCAATGA
- a CDS encoding AbrB/MazE/SpoVT family DNA-binding domain-containing protein, whose protein sequence is MTDDSDRSLWFPPSMFTEQMQEAGEQVAESQQEMMKQLLQATSANPLENTSAFGPMNMGTATFKARVQSGGRISIPGPEREALDIEEGDIVQTIVVPVKRNREEQS, encoded by the coding sequence ATGACGGACGACTCCGACCGATCGCTCTGGTTCCCGCCTTCGATGTTCACCGAGCAGATGCAGGAAGCGGGCGAGCAGGTCGCCGAATCCCAGCAGGAGATGATGAAACAGTTGCTGCAGGCCACGTCGGCCAACCCGCTCGAGAACACGTCGGCCTTCGGGCCGATGAACATGGGCACGGCGACGTTCAAGGCCCGCGTTCAGAGCGGCGGTCGGATCAGCATTCCCGGCCCCGAACGGGAAGCCCTCGACATCGAGGAGGGCGATATCGTCCAGACGATCGTCGTCCCCGTCAAACGCAACCGAGAGGAGCAATCATGA
- a CDS encoding MaoC family dehydratase, with the protein MPHQNAGGDNFAAMADAWSTMTRGFLRTATAANRAAVSAMLPPAATDDGSAGERTAPPIPSVDYSNLDWQFDRTVDDPDHINVGDTVTFEKALTDEDVRAFAAVSGDTNRLHLDDAFAADTRFGERIVHGTLVSGLISAALARLPGLTIYLSQDLEFSGPVGVGDRVSARVEIVENLGNDQYRLETVVRDEDDDATVIDGEAVVLIDDLPAE; encoded by the coding sequence ATGCCACACCAGAACGCTGGGGGAGACAACTTCGCGGCCATGGCGGACGCGTGGTCGACCATGACGCGAGGGTTCCTGCGAACTGCGACCGCGGCGAATCGAGCGGCCGTTTCGGCGATGCTTCCGCCCGCTGCCACCGACGACGGTTCGGCGGGCGAGCGGACCGCCCCGCCGATCCCGTCGGTCGACTACTCCAACCTCGACTGGCAGTTCGATCGCACCGTCGACGATCCCGACCACATCAACGTCGGCGACACCGTGACCTTCGAGAAGGCGCTGACCGACGAGGACGTCCGGGCGTTCGCCGCGGTCAGCGGCGACACGAACCGACTCCACCTCGACGACGCCTTCGCGGCCGACACCCGCTTCGGCGAGCGCATCGTCCACGGAACGCTCGTCTCCGGGCTCATCAGCGCCGCCCTCGCCCGGCTCCCCGGACTCACCATCTACCTCTCGCAGGACCTCGAGTTCAGCGGCCCCGTCGGCGTCGGCGACCGGGTCTCGGCCCGCGTCGAAATCGTCGAGAACCTCGGAAACGATCAGTACCGCCTCGAGACGGTCGTCCGCGACGAAGACGACGACGCGACGGTCATCGACGGCGAGGCCGTCGTGCTGATCGACGATCTCCCCGCCGAATAG
- a CDS encoding phosphohexomutase domain-containing protein: protein MGLFGTAGIRGPVEDVSPSLALAVGQAAGEPGETFVVGRDGRETGQALAAAMEAGLESAGADVRRVGQVPTPALAFASRGRRGVMLTASHNPPADNGIKLFADGVEYDRDAERVIDDRVTSGGSRLARWDQWGEGERLGVLDRYRDAVESYVRSRFRDRTAEDEASAAGPLEGLRIAVDCGNGVGALATPQVLERLGATTVAINASVDGHFPGRPSKPTPETLSEFTEFLVDGDFDLGLAHDGDADRLVVLDPDGEVIHEDTVLAVVAARYTADSDAADPVVVTTPNASARIDERVRAAGGRVERVRLGALHEGIARERAAGDDDTAIVFAAEPWKHIHTAFGGWIDGVTSAAVVAALVADAGDTDRLREPVTERPYRKVSVDCPDAAKTDAMTALETALPEAFPGATVDTDYGVRLEFDDASWLLVRPSGTEPYVRLYAESDSVDELVGEARAVIEDAVAGTT from the coding sequence ATGGGTCTCTTCGGAACTGCAGGAATCCGCGGTCCGGTCGAGGACGTCTCTCCCTCGCTCGCCCTCGCCGTCGGACAGGCCGCCGGTGAACCCGGGGAAACGTTCGTCGTCGGCCGGGACGGTCGAGAGACGGGACAGGCGCTCGCCGCCGCGATGGAAGCCGGCCTCGAGAGCGCCGGCGCCGACGTTCGGCGCGTAGGACAGGTGCCGACGCCCGCGCTCGCGTTCGCCTCGCGGGGGCGGCGGGGCGTGATGCTCACCGCGAGTCACAATCCGCCCGCGGACAACGGCATCAAACTCTTCGCGGACGGCGTCGAGTACGACCGCGACGCCGAACGTGTCATCGACGACCGCGTGACGAGCGGCGGCTCGCGGCTCGCCCGCTGGGACCAGTGGGGCGAGGGCGAGCGCCTCGGGGTGCTCGACCGATATCGCGACGCCGTCGAATCCTACGTTCGATCGCGGTTCCGCGATCGGACCGCCGAAGACGAGGCGTCGGCGGCCGGTCCTCTCGAGGGACTCCGGATCGCCGTCGACTGCGGGAACGGCGTCGGCGCGCTCGCGACGCCGCAGGTCCTGGAGCGCCTCGGTGCGACGACCGTGGCGATCAACGCGTCCGTCGACGGCCACTTCCCCGGCCGCCCGAGCAAGCCGACCCCCGAGACGCTCTCGGAGTTCACCGAGTTCCTCGTCGATGGCGATTTCGATCTCGGCCTCGCCCACGACGGCGACGCCGACCGCCTCGTCGTCCTCGACCCCGACGGCGAGGTGATCCACGAGGACACCGTCCTCGCCGTGGTCGCGGCCCGGTACACGGCCGATAGCGACGCCGCCGATCCCGTCGTCGTCACCACGCCCAACGCCTCCGCGCGCATCGACGAGCGGGTCCGCGCGGCCGGCGGCCGGGTCGAACGCGTCCGACTCGGGGCGCTACACGAGGGGATCGCGCGAGAACGCGCCGCCGGCGACGACGACACCGCGATCGTCTTCGCCGCCGAACCCTGGAAGCACATCCACACCGCGTTCGGCGGCTGGATCGACGGGGTCACCAGCGCCGCGGTCGTCGCCGCACTCGTCGCCGACGCCGGCGACACCGACCGCCTCCGAGAACCGGTCACCGAACGGCCGTATCGAAAGGTCAGCGTCGACTGTCCGGACGCGGCCAAGACCGATGCGATGACCGCCCTCGAGACTGCCCTCCCCGAGGCGTTCCCCGGCGCGACCGTCGATACGGACTACGGCGTCCGCCTCGAGTTCGACGACGCGTCGTGGCTGCTGGTCCGTCCGAGCGGGACGGAGCCGTACGTTCGCCTCTACGCGGAGAGCGATTCCGTCGACGAACTCGTTGGGGAGGCGCGAGCGGTCATCGAGGATGCGGTCGCGGGGACGACCTGA
- a CDS encoding BMP family lipoprotein — protein sequence MVRDRRQFIKGATAIGLAGMAGCVGGFGDEGDTDVQVGMVYATGGLDDDSFNDMAKQGVVDARDEFDLSFDETEPEAASEFDGAQRDFAESGDYDLICCIGFAQAEALSGNAPEYPDQNFMIIDSVVEEDNVRSYTFGEPEGSFQVGHLAGLLTDEEFAAGAGETNPDESVVGFVGGQESQLIESFQAGFEAGVEYANEDAEVVSSYVGDFNDTAGGQEAARTMYQNQNADIVFHAAGRTGIGVFQAAQAEGRFAIGVDDDQSRSNPDFADVILASMVKRVDTAVYTAIESVVNDNFAGGEVETLSLEQEGVANVYGDELGGEIPQEIKDQVADSRQAIIDGEIDVPSEL from the coding sequence ATGGTACGAGATCGACGACAATTTATCAAAGGTGCGACCGCAATCGGGCTCGCCGGCATGGCCGGCTGCGTCGGCGGGTTCGGCGACGAAGGGGACACCGACGTACAGGTGGGAATGGTGTACGCGACCGGCGGCCTCGACGACGACTCGTTCAACGACATGGCCAAGCAAGGCGTCGTCGACGCCCGGGACGAGTTCGACCTCTCGTTCGACGAGACCGAACCGGAGGCCGCGAGCGAGTTCGACGGCGCGCAGCGCGACTTCGCCGAGTCCGGCGACTACGATCTGATCTGCTGCATCGGGTTCGCGCAGGCCGAAGCACTCTCCGGGAACGCCCCCGAGTACCCCGACCAGAACTTCATGATCATCGACTCCGTCGTCGAAGAGGACAACGTTCGGAGCTACACGTTCGGCGAACCGGAGGGCTCGTTCCAGGTCGGCCACCTCGCGGGCCTGTTGACCGACGAGGAGTTCGCAGCCGGTGCCGGCGAGACGAATCCGGACGAAAGCGTCGTCGGCTTCGTCGGCGGCCAGGAATCGCAGCTGATCGAGTCGTTCCAGGCCGGCTTCGAAGCCGGCGTCGAGTACGCCAACGAGGACGCCGAGGTCGTCTCGTCGTACGTCGGCGACTTCAACGACACCGCCGGCGGGCAGGAGGCCGCCCGAACGATGTACCAGAACCAGAACGCGGATATCGTCTTCCACGCGGCCGGCCGAACCGGCATCGGCGTCTTCCAGGCGGCCCAGGCGGAAGGCCGATTCGCGATCGGCGTCGACGACGACCAGTCGCGCTCGAACCCGGACTTCGCCGACGTCATCCTCGCGAGCATGGTCAAGCGCGTCGACACCGCGGTCTACACCGCTATCGAGTCCGTCGTCAACGACAACTTCGCGGGCGGCGAGGTCGAGACCCTGAGCCTCGAGCAGGAGGGCGTCGCCAACGTCTACGGCGACGAGCTCGGCGGCGAGATCCCCCAGGAGATCAAAGACCAGGTCGCGGACTCTCGACAGGCGATCATCGACGGCGAGATAGACGTCCCAAGCGAACTGTAA
- a CDS encoding ABC transporter ATP-binding protein: MSEPGAGTTDGTGPTATAGSTAAAGESTGSDLAVHLDGITKRFPGVVANDGVDLRVERGTVHALLGENGAGKTTLMNVLYGLYEPEEGRVVVDGEERAFDSPQDAIDAGIGMIHQHFMLVDPMTVAENIALGNEPTKWFGMAVDRERIDREIRDLCDRYGFEVDPGATVEDVSVGVQQRVEILKALFRGADVLILDEPTAVLTPQEVEGLYDVLEELTAQGKTIIFITHKLEEATHAADAITVLRDGESVGTVDPNRTTREELAERMVGREVLLEADSEPVETGEVVLSADGVTVEDARGVEVVSGIDLDVRAGEILGIAGVDGNGQAELVEAITGLETPDEGTIAYEGTDITEWSRRRRIENGMAYIPEDRHERGLVMPFDLVENGVLGSQRSPRFANGGRIDWTGVRSHTEEIINTYDVRPPDADADASSFSGGNQQKFIVGREFERDPSLVVATHPTRGVDIGSTEFIHDRLLELRREGVAILLVSSNLDEVQALSDRLAVIYEGEFIDVTDPADVTEEEIGLLMAGQRPGQEAAGSPNAGDRR, translated from the coding sequence ATGAGCGAGCCGGGAGCGGGAACGACTGACGGGACGGGACCGACCGCGACGGCGGGTTCGACCGCCGCCGCGGGGGAGAGTACCGGCAGCGACCTCGCGGTCCACCTCGACGGCATCACCAAGCGGTTCCCCGGGGTCGTCGCGAACGACGGCGTCGACCTCCGCGTCGAACGGGGGACCGTCCACGCCCTGCTCGGGGAGAACGGAGCCGGCAAAACGACGCTGATGAACGTCCTCTACGGACTCTACGAGCCCGAGGAAGGACGGGTCGTCGTCGACGGCGAGGAACGCGCGTTCGACTCCCCACAGGACGCCATCGACGCCGGCATCGGCATGATCCACCAGCACTTCATGCTGGTCGATCCCATGACGGTCGCCGAAAACATCGCGCTGGGGAACGAGCCCACGAAGTGGTTCGGCATGGCGGTCGACCGCGAGCGGATCGACCGCGAGATCCGCGACCTCTGCGATCGGTACGGCTTCGAGGTCGACCCGGGGGCCACCGTCGAAGACGTCAGCGTCGGCGTCCAGCAGCGCGTCGAGATTCTCAAGGCGCTGTTCCGCGGCGCTGACGTCCTCATTCTCGACGAGCCCACCGCCGTCCTCACGCCCCAGGAGGTCGAGGGACTCTACGACGTCCTCGAGGAACTCACCGCACAGGGGAAGACGATCATCTTCATCACGCACAAACTCGAGGAGGCGACCCACGCCGCCGACGCGATCACCGTCCTCCGGGACGGGGAGTCCGTCGGGACGGTCGATCCGAACCGCACGACTCGGGAGGAACTGGCCGAGCGCATGGTCGGCCGGGAAGTGCTCCTTGAGGCCGACTCGGAGCCGGTCGAGACGGGCGAGGTCGTCCTCTCGGCGGACGGCGTCACCGTCGAGGACGCTCGCGGCGTCGAGGTGGTCTCGGGGATCGATCTCGACGTTCGCGCCGGCGAGATCCTCGGCATCGCGGGCGTCGACGGCAACGGACAGGCCGAACTGGTCGAGGCGATCACCGGCCTCGAGACGCCTGACGAGGGCACCATCGCCTACGAGGGAACGGACATCACGGAGTGGTCTCGCCGCCGCCGAATCGAGAACGGGATGGCCTACATCCCGGAGGACCGCCACGAACGCGGCCTCGTCATGCCCTTCGACCTCGTCGAGAACGGCGTCCTCGGCAGCCAGCGCTCGCCCCGGTTCGCCAACGGCGGGCGGATCGACTGGACCGGGGTCCGCTCCCACACCGAGGAGATAATCAATACCTACGACGTCCGGCCGCCGGACGCCGACGCCGACGCCAGCTCGTTCTCCGGGGGGAATCAACAGAAGTTCATCGTCGGCCGCGAGTTCGAGCGCGATCCGTCGCTCGTCGTCGCGACCCACCCGACCCGCGGCGTCGACATCGGCTCGACCGAGTTCATCCACGACCGCCTGCTCGAGCTTCGACGGGAGGGCGTCGCGATACTGCTCGTCTCATCGAACCTCGACGAAGTGCAGGCCCTCTCCGATCGACTGGCGGTCATCTACGAGGGCGAGTTTATCGACGTCACCGACCCCGCCGACGTCACCGAGGAGGAGATCGGCCTGCTCATGGCCGGGCAACGGCCGGGGCAGGAAGCCGCTGGGAGCCCGAACGCGGGTGATCGCCGGTGA
- a CDS encoding ABC transporter permease, with the protein MKTQFDRLLDRLVRASVFERIVISVAALFAAVLVGGVLVFVSGGFASCRAGLDLAGWTFCYNPMQVYYELFLGALGHPLEGGWSLTNYSLATTLQQTTLLIFAGLSVAVAFRAGLLNIGTQGQLVVGGLATAVTVVYAAAVVPGGFVGTVVLIPLGVLAGALVGGLYGAIPGVLKAYADANEVITTIMLNFVAVGVTSTILSWQFQDPNSNNPQTEPIPEYAEIPTVPVIGFGGRMDFSLLALAFAVALMIGIAWLFARTSFGYELRTSGLQPEAAAYGGVDDKRMTVASMTLSGALGGIAGAFWVLMVHGRWLKNVPSIGFDGIAVSVLAGNNPLGVGAAAFLFGVFDSGARSIGTGTNVPRELIGILTGLIILFVAMPEFFRMIGRRFRPAETPRPTRADGGDGGETDA; encoded by the coding sequence GTGAAAACCCAGTTCGATCGGCTCCTCGACCGTCTCGTTCGGGCGTCAGTCTTCGAACGGATCGTTATCAGCGTCGCGGCGCTGTTCGCCGCCGTGCTGGTCGGCGGCGTGCTCGTGTTCGTCTCCGGCGGGTTCGCCTCCTGTCGGGCCGGCCTCGATCTGGCCGGGTGGACGTTCTGTTACAACCCGATGCAGGTCTACTACGAGCTGTTCCTTGGGGCGCTTGGCCACCCGCTCGAGGGCGGCTGGTCCCTCACCAACTACAGCCTCGCGACGACGCTCCAGCAGACGACGCTGCTGATCTTCGCGGGGCTGTCGGTCGCGGTGGCGTTCCGCGCCGGCCTGCTCAACATCGGGACGCAAGGCCAGCTGGTCGTCGGCGGGCTGGCGACGGCCGTCACCGTCGTCTACGCGGCGGCGGTCGTCCCCGGCGGGTTCGTCGGGACGGTCGTTCTGATCCCGCTTGGCGTCCTCGCGGGCGCGCTCGTCGGCGGGCTCTACGGCGCGATTCCGGGCGTGCTGAAGGCCTACGCCGACGCCAACGAGGTCATCACGACGATCATGCTCAACTTCGTCGCGGTTGGCGTGACGTCGACGATACTGTCCTGGCAGTTCCAGGATCCGAACAGCAACAACCCCCAGACCGAACCCATCCCCGAGTACGCGGAGATTCCGACCGTTCCCGTGATCGGGTTCGGCGGACGGATGGACTTCTCACTGCTCGCGCTCGCCTTCGCCGTCGCGCTCATGATCGGAATCGCCTGGCTGTTCGCCCGGACGTCGTTTGGCTACGAACTGCGGACGAGCGGCCTCCAGCCCGAGGCCGCCGCCTACGGCGGCGTCGACGACAAACGGATGACCGTCGCGAGTATGACCCTCTCGGGCGCGCTCGGCGGCATCGCCGGCGCGTTCTGGGTCCTCATGGTACACGGGCGCTGGCTCAAGAACGTGCCCTCGATCGGGTTCGACGGCATCGCCGTCTCGGTGCTCGCGGGGAACAACCCGCTGGGCGTCGGCGCGGCGGCGTTCCTGTTCGGCGTCTTCGACAGCGGCGCGCGCTCAATCGGGACGGGGACCAACGTGCCGCGGGAGCTGATCGGCATCCTGACGGGACTCATCATCCTCTTCGTCGCGATGCCGGAGTTCTTCCGGATGATCGGACGCCGGTTCCGCCCCGCGGAGACGCCGCGGCCGACTCGCGCCGACGGCGGTGACGGTGGTGAGACCGATGCGTAA
- a CDS encoding ABC transporter permease: MRNPVGGTRDRLARRPIESAVGAAIVGLAFLWVTPVSWQAATLRLAVPIALAAIGGIFAEKSGVINIGIEGLLIVSAFSSIAAVHWLGDGGATVGLPNLWWGLLIGVVVSVLFALLFAIVCIEFEADQIIAGLAVWLISLGLAPFASQIVFGSTNTTNVTRFGKVTVPVLSEVPLVGPLLFDTPPQVYLMLVGSVAGWYLLSRTNFGRWVVASGENPKALDTAGVDVRKVRYAAVLLSGVFAGLGGAGFALGHLGTFAGGGDTAIGGRGFIAIATYLLANYHPIGALLGSFLFAGLNSAQTMLQSAGYAIPTELIRTIPHMTVIVVLVFVGRTRLPDAAGDHYESGED; encoded by the coding sequence ATGCGTAACCCGGTAGGCGGGACGCGCGATCGACTCGCCCGCCGGCCGATCGAATCGGCTGTCGGCGCGGCCATCGTCGGCCTGGCCTTCCTCTGGGTGACGCCGGTGAGCTGGCAGGCGGCGACGCTCCGGCTCGCCGTTCCGATTGCACTCGCGGCGATCGGCGGGATCTTCGCCGAGAAGAGCGGCGTCATCAACATCGGCATCGAGGGGCTGCTCATCGTCTCGGCCTTCAGCTCGATCGCCGCCGTCCACTGGCTCGGCGACGGCGGCGCGACGGTGGGTCTGCCGAACCTGTGGTGGGGGCTGCTGATCGGCGTGGTCGTCAGCGTCCTCTTCGCCCTTCTCTTCGCGATCGTCTGCATCGAGTTCGAGGCCGACCAGATCATCGCGGGACTCGCGGTCTGGCTCATCTCGCTCGGTCTGGCACCGTTTGCCTCCCAAATCGTCTTCGGCAGTACGAACACCACCAACGTCACGCGCTTCGGCAAGGTGACTGTCCCGGTGCTGTCGGAGGTCCCCCTCGTCGGCCCGCTGCTGTTCGATACCCCGCCGCAGGTGTACCTCATGCTCGTCGGCTCGGTCGCCGGCTGGTACCTGCTCTCCCGAACGAACTTCGGCCGGTGGGTCGTCGCCAGCGGCGAGAACCCGAAGGCGCTCGACACGGCCGGCGTCGACGTCCGGAAAGTCCGGTACGCCGCCGTGCTCCTCTCGGGCGTGTTCGCCGGCCTCGGAGGTGCCGGCTTCGCGCTGGGCCACCTCGGGACGTTCGCCGGTGGCGGCGACACGGCGATCGGCGGCCGCGGGTTCATCGCGATCGCGACCTACCTGCTCGCGAACTACCACCCGATCGGGGCGCTGCTCGGCTCGTTCCTCTTTGCCGGGCTCAACTCGGCCCAGACGATGCTCCAGTCGGCCGGCTACGCGATCCCGACGGAGCTCATCCGCACCATCCCGCACATGACGGTCATCGTCGTCCTCGTGTTCGTCGGCCGCACCCGCCTGCCCGATGCCGCCGGCGATCACTACGAGTCCGGCGAGGACTGA